The stretch of DNA GTTGTCGAGCGGCTCGCCGCGCCTTGAGATTTGGCCAATTCTCATTCAGCCCGTGGGCAGCTCCTGCAACCAGGACGCGATCCGGTCCAGCGCGTCCTCGCGCACCGCGTTGAGCCCGTGGCCCAGGCGCGGGTAGGTCACCAGCTGAGCGTGCGGCAGGCGCGGCACGACCTCGCGCAGGAGTGCGATCCTGGCGAACGGGTCCGACTCGCCGCTCAGAAGCAGGACCGGGCACACGATCCGGGGCCAGTGCGCGATCCGGGCGTCCACCGTCTCGGGGTGGCCGGGCCGATGGAGCGGATACGACAGGAGGACGAGGCCCGCCGGGGCCTGGTCGGCGGCGATCAGGCTCGCCACCCGGCCGCCGAACGAGTGGCCGCCGATGACCGTCGCCGGCCCGGGCTCCACGGCCGTGCGATACGCGGGAATGGCCCGTTCCGCCGTCGAGCGAGGGAGCTGGACCGGCGTCGCCTCGAAACCGCGATCGCGCAAGCCATCGGTCCACGGCCGCATCGAGGCCGCGGAGCCTGACGCACCGTGGCCCAGGAAGACGTGGAGCGCTGATGGGCGCATCGGGGCATTGTGGGCGACATGGCGGTACTCTGATCGGGTGACAGGCGGGCCGATGATGACCTCGCGCCCGAGCGCTGCACTGGCCGGGGCGGCCGCCGGGACGGCGGCTATCGGCGTCAATGAGCTCATCGCCGGCCTGCTGCCCGGCGCGCCCTCGTTCGTGGTCGAAGTCGGCGCGTTGGTCATCTCCCTCCAGCCGCCGGGCGCCAAGCAGTTCGTGGTGGACCTGTTCGGGGAGGCTGACAAGCTCGTCTTCAACCTGCTGATCGTGGCGGTCGCGATCATCGGCGCCGCGGTGCTGGGGATCGTGGCGCGCACCCGCTTCAGCATGGCCGCCCTGGGTTTCGTCGGGGCCGGGCTGGCCGCCCTGGCCGTCTCGGTGTTGTTCGACTCGCTGGTGCAGCCGATCCTGGCGCTCGCATCGGCCGTCATTACCGTGGGTGCCGGGGTCGGGGTCCTGCGCTGGCTGCTGGGAACAGCCACCCCGTTGGTGGCGGAGATGCCCGATTGGTCGCGACGCCGCTTCATCGGTACCTCGCTGGGGGTGGCCGGCGTGGCGGTTGCCGGCGGCGTGCTGGGTCGTTGGATCGGCGAACAGACGCGCGTCGCGACGCCGGTTGGCATCACCCCGGTTCCCGAGCCCGTCAACCCGCTTCCGGAGCTGGGAGCGGGGACCGACCTGGGCATCTCGGGCCTGACGCCCATCGTCACGCCGAACCCCGATTTCTACCGCATCGACACTGCCCTGCTCACCCCGCGGATCGACGCCGCGACCTGGCGCCTCACCGTCACCGGCATGGTGGACCGCTCGCTGACCTTCACCTACGACGACCTCCTGGCCCTTCCGCTGTACGAGCAGTACGTGACCATCGCGTGCGTTTCGAACGAGGTCGGAGGCCAGCTGGTAGGCAACGCCCTGTGGACTGGTGCCCGCCTGCGCGAGGTGCTGGACACCGCTGGCGTCCAGCCCGGGGCGACCCAGGTCGTGGGCCGCTCATTCGATGGCTGGACCGCGGGATTCCCGACCGAGTGGGTGATGACCGATGAACGCGAGGCCCTGATCGCGGTGGCCATGAACGGGGAGGCGCTGCCCGCGGAGCACGGGTTCCCGGCCCGCCTCATCGTCCCCGGCCTGTTCGGCTACGTGAGCGCCACCAAGTGGCTGACCGAGATCGAGCTGACCACGTGGGACGCGTTCGACGCGTATTGGGTCCCGCTGGGGTGGGCCAAGGAGGGGCCGATCCTGACCCAGTCGCGCATCGACCTGCCGCGTCCCGGCTCGTCGCTGGGCGCGGGACACGTCGCCGTCGCCGGCGTGGCCTGGGCGCCGGATCGGGGCGTGACCCGGGTCGAGGTCCAGGTCGACGACGGGGCGTGGAACCCGGCCGAGCTGTCGGTTGCCATCAGCGATGCCACCTGGGTCCAATGGCACTACCCCTGGCACGCCAACCCAGGCAGCCATCAGATTCGAGTCCGCGCCACCGACGCCACGGGCGATGTCCAGGAGTCGCGGGTTACCGAGCCCGCGCCCGATGGGGCACGCGGCTACCACACCATCCAGGTGAGCGTCGGGTAGGTCACAATCGGCCGCGTGCCGAACCCGGTCGCGCCGGTCCTGATCGTGAACCCCATCGCCGGCGACGGGGCCGGCGGCCGTCTTCTGCCGCGCCTGGAGGAGCAACTCGGCCGGCGCGATGCGCAGATGTTCGTCTCCACCCGACGCGGCCACGCCGAGGAGTTGGCCGCCGAGGCGGTGCGCGACGGTGCCGACCGGGTCGTCGCGGTGGGCGGCGACGGCACGATGCAGGAGGTCGTCAACGGCATCATCGCCGCCGGCGGGGGAACGCTGGGCGTCGTACCGGTGGGTCGTGGTAACGACCTGGCGCGCAGCCTGTCCATTCCCCTCGATCCGTTGGCCGCCCTCGACGTGGCGCTCGGCCCGACCAAAACCACCATGGACGTGGGCCGCGCCATTCGGGGCGCGCATCTCCGCCATTTCGTGGCCGCTGGTGGGGTCGGCTTCGACGCCCAGGTGGCATGGACGATGGCCAACCCGCGCCCGTGGTGGAAGAACGGTCGAGCCGGCTACTTCGCCGGCACCCTGGACGAGCTGCGGCGATTCCACAACCAGCGGCTGCGGATCACGTTCGACACGGCCGACGGACGGGAAGCGGTGGACCACGTCTCCCTGATGGCCGCCTTCGCCAACGGCCCGTACTACGGCGGCGGCATGAAGATCTGCCCGGATGCGAGCCTGACCGACGGGCAGCTCGACGTCTGCGTGGTGGGCGACCTGACGCGCTTCCAGGCGCTCCGTGAGCTGCCGGGCATCTACGAGGCCAAGCACGTCCGCAATCCAAAGGTCCGCTTCTACCGCAGCCGCTGGCTCCTGATCGAGGGCGACGAGCCGACCCGCGTCCACCTGGACGGCGAGCCGTGGGGAACCCTGCCGTTGCGGGTCGAGGCGTTGGCGGCGGCCATTCAGGTGGCGGTGCCGGCATGAGCGAGGCTGAGCCGGCCGCCCGTGGCTGGCAGGTGCTTGATGCCGCGGGCCGCTGGATCGGCACCGTGGACGACGTCTTTGCCGACTACCTGCTGGTCCGGACCCGCGGCTGGCTGCCGGTCGACCTCTACGTCCCGGTGACCGACGTCAGCCCCGCCGGCCAGCCCCAGGCGGTTGTGGTTGCCGCCGAGAACGACCGGGATGCGTATGCCCGCTGGCATCGGCCGCTCAAGAAGGCCCCGCATGACTGAACCGATGGGCTTCGCGCCGGACGTCCTCGGTCGGCTGCGGACGACTGATGAAGTCCGCATAGAGACCTGGGCCGCGCCCTCGGCACAGGCGCATCGGACCACCATCTGGGTCGTGGTCGACGAGCGTGATCGTGTCCTGATCCGAACCTATCGCGGCCCGACCTCGCGCTGGTATCGCGAGGCGAGAGCCAACGCGCAATGCGTGCTGTGGTTGGGTGGCGAGCCGGTGCCCGTGCGGGCCGAGGCGGCTGACGACCCTGACCGGATCGCTGCCGCCAGCCGGGGGTACGAGGCGAAATACGCCGGCGATCCGGCCGTGCGGGGGATGGTGGCTCCAGCCCAACTGCCGACCACGCTCGAACTGCGCCCGCGCTGAACGGGTACCCTACCCACGTGAACGAGGTCCAGCGTGCCGAGGCCTTCTACGCGCACGTCTCGAGCGGGGGCAGAGTCGAGGCCGATGACTGGATGCCGGACGATTACCGGGCCGCCGTCCTGAAGTTCGTCGAAATGCACGCCAACAGCGAGCTCATGGGCGTCCTGCCGGAACGCGAATGGATCCTCCGCGCGCCGAACCTGCGCCGCAAGCTGGCGCTGACCAGCAAGATCCAGGACGAAGTGGGGCACGCCCAACTCCTGTACCGGGTGGCCGAGGACCTGGGCAAGAGCCGCGACGCCATGCTGGCCGACCTGCTGGCCGGCAAGACGAAGTTCCACAACGTGTTCCACTACCCGACACGCTCGTGGGCGGACGTGGGGATCATCGCCTGGTTGGTGGATGCGGCGGCCATCGTCAGCCAGCAGGCCCTGCGCGACTCCTCATACGCGCCGTACGCGCGGACCATGAAGAAGATCTGCTGGGAGGAATCGGTCCACATCATGCACGGCCGGGACGTCGTGCTGACGCTGATGACCGGCACCGATGCCCAACGCGAGATGGTCCAGGAGGCACTGGACCGATGGTGGGGCCCGCTCATGCAGATGCACGGTCCGCCCACCGATCCAGCCACCGACCGCGACCTGATCTGGCAGATCAAGTCAAAGGGCAACGAGCAACTGCGCCAGGAGTTCCTGGCCATCTACGTCCCGCGCATCAGGGAGCTGGGGCTCACGATTCCTGATCCCGAGCTGCGTCATGACGAGGCAACCGGCCGCTGGCACTACACCGAGCCCGACTGGGACGAGCTCCGGTCGGTGGTGACCGGCCACGGGCCGATGTCGCAGGAGCGTCTCGAGTTCCGCCGCTTCCATCGCGCCGAGACCCAGTGGGTGCGCGACGCGGTCCTGGGAGCCGCTGCCTGAGCGGCAGCCGTGACTGACCGGGTGTGGGAGGTCTTCCGTCAGGAGGCGGAGGGCGACCCATTCATCCACGGGGGCAGCGTCAATGCCCCCGACGAGGAATTGGCCATGCACTACGCGCGCGAGTTCTACGGCCGCCGCCAGGAAAGCGTGCGGCTGTGGGTCGTGCCGCGCGACGCGATCGTCGAGCTGGACGACCCGGACCTGCTCCAGCCGCCATTCGATCGGTCCTTCAAGCGCCCCGGCGGCTACCTCATCAAGCACAAGCTGGAGGCGGCCCGGGTGCGTGCCGGTTCGCCGGTCGGCAATGTTGAGCCGGAGGGCGAGGCGTGACGGACCTGGACGCGGCGACGCGGGAGGCGCTGGCGGAGCTGCTGCTCACCCTGGCCGACGACGAGTTCGTGCTCGGCTTCTGGGACTCGGAGTGGACCGGGATCGCCCCCATGCTCGAAGAGGACGTGGCCACCTCGTCCATCGCCCAGGACGAGATCGGCCATGCCAAGGCCTGGTACGAGTTGCTGGCCGAATTGACCGATGACGACGCGGATCGGATCGCGTACGGCCGCGAGCCTGAAGCGTACCGCCACGCCGCGCTCATGAACCACCCGCGCACCGACTGGGCGTTCACGGTGGCCCGTCGCTTCCTGTACGAGACCGCCGACGCGGTTCGGCTCGAGGCGCTGAGCCGGTCGAGCCATCCCGGGGTCGCCGGGCTGGCGGCCAAGATGCGGCGCGAGGAGACCTACCATCTCCTCCATTGGTCGGCATGGATGCGCCGCCTGGCGGAAGGGGTCGGCACGCGGGCGCGCATCGTGGCTGCCCTGGAGCGGCTGTGGCCCGACGCCGAGGCCATCTTCTCCCCGCTGGCCGGTGAGGCGTCACTGGTGGCCGCCGGCATCCTGCCCGACCGCCTCGCAGCCCTCCGCGCAGCCTGGCATGAGCGAGCGGCGACCGAGCTGCGCGGCCTGGGCCTGCCAGTGCCCGTGGATGATGAGGCGCCCCCGCCGACCGAGGGGCGGACGCTGCGGACCGATGACTTCCGCTGGCTGTGGGGCGAGTTCACCTCCGTGGCACGCGCTGAACCGGGAGCCACCTGGTGATCCCGAATCGGGCGCCGGTGGGCGAACCGGAGGCCGCCATCTGGGCCGCCCTGGCCGAGGTTCCCGATCCCGAGATCCCGGCCATCAGCGTCGTCGACCTCGGCGTGATCCACCGCGTGGAGCTCGCGCACGATCGGTCCACGCTGCGCGTGGAGCTGCTGCCGACGTTCATCGGCTGTCCGGCGATCGAGATCATGCGGGAGGCGATCGGCATCCGGCTGAGGGAGCTGGGGGTCGCGGAGCGGGTCGAGGTCAGCCTGACGTTCGCTGAGCCGTGGACGTCGGATCGGATCTCTCCGACCGGAAGGGAGCAGCTCCGATCCAGCGGCTTCGCCCCGCCGCCGCACCTGCGTGACCTGGGGGCGCTGGGGGAGCTGCCGACGCTCACCGTCGTGCCGTGCCCGTACTGCGGCTCGCGTCAGACGACGCTCGAGAACGCGTTCGGCCCGACCCTGTGCCGCGCCATCTACCATTGCGCCGGCTGCCGGCAGCCGTTCGAAGCCTTCAAGCCAATCTAGGAGAGACGGGTGGCCCTCGACGGAGATGAGGTCCGCTCCGCCGCCGCGGAGCTGCTGGACGCCGGTGCCCACGACCCGCTCGACGCCATGCGTCACTCGGCGTCGCATGTCATGGCCGCCGCCGTCCTGGAGCTGTTTCCGGAGGCCCGCCTGGGGATCGGTCCGGCCATCCGGGACGGCTTCTACTACGACTTCGACCTGCCGCGCCCGCTGACGCCCGCCGACCTGGAGGCGATCGAGGAGCGGATGCGCGCCCAGGTGGCGGCCGACCACGCGTTCGAGCGATACGAACAGGACCGCCCCACTGCCCTGACTGAGCTCGAGGCCGCCGGCCAGCCGTACAAGGTCGAAATCGTGCGCGACCTCTCGGCGGAGGACGGGCAGGTCATCTCGTTCTACCGCCACGGGGGGTTCACCGACCTGTGCCGCGGGCCGCACGTGGCGTCGACCGGGAAGCTGGGCCCGTTCAAGCTGCTCAACACCGCCGGGGCCTACTGGCGCGGGGACGAGACCCGGCCGATGCTCCAGCGCATCTACGGCACGGTGTGGGAGAGCCAGGCCGACCTGGACCAGCACCTGTGGCGCCTGGAGGAGGCGCGCAAGCGCGACCACCGCAAGCTCGGCCGCGACCTCGACCTGTTCAGCTTCCATCCCGAGTCACCCGCCGCGCCGTTCTGGCACCCCAAGGGCATGGCCCTGTGGCGGGCGCTGGAGGAGTGGTCATGGGAGGTTCGCCGCTCGGGCGGCTTCGACGAAGTCCGGACCCCAGCCGTGGTCCGCAAGGAGCTGTGGGAGACGTCCGGGCACTGGGAGCTGTACCAGGACAACATGTTCGTGCTCGACGACTCCGACCATCAGTCGGGGCTCAAGCCGATGAACTGCCCCGAGTCGATGCTCATCTACAAGACGCAGCTGCGCTCGTATCGGGATCTCCCGATGCGCCTGGCCGATTACTCGTGGCTGTTCCGCCGCGAACGGACCGGAGCCCTGGCTGGCATGTTCCGCGTCCGCCAGCTGACGCAGGACGACTCGCACGTCCTGTGCCGCGACGACCAGGTGATCGACGAGGTCAACCTGGCGCTGACCCTGGTCCGGCGCCAGTACGCGCCATTCGGGTTCGAGCCTCGCTTCAAGCTGGCCACCCGACCGCCAAAGAAGCTGGGGACCGATGAGTTCTGGGACGCGGCCGAGGGCAAGCTGACCGAGGCGCTCAAGGCGGGCAGCGTTCCGTACGAGATCGACGCCGGGGGCGGAGCGTTCTACGCGCCGAAGATCGACGTGTTCCTGGACGACGCCCTGGGCCGCGAGTGGCAGATGGCCACCATCCAGCTCGACTACCAGCTTCCCCAGCGCTTTGACCTCGAGTACCGCACCGCCGAGGGCGGGTTCGAGCGTCCAGCGGTCCTCCATTACGCCATTTACGGCTCGTTCGAGCGCTGGATCGGCGTCATCACCGAGCACTTCGCGGGCGCCTTCCCGGCCTGGCTGGCGCCGGTCCAGGCGGTCGTGATCCCGATCGCGGACCGGCACGTGGCCTACGCCGAGGAGGTGCGGACCGCCCTCGACGCTGCCGGCATCCGGGCTAGGGTGGACGACCGCGCGGAGCGGATGCAGGCCAAGGTCCGCGATGCGCAACAGCAGCAGGTCCCGGTCATGCTGGTGGTGGGGGATCGGGACGCCGAGTCCCGTGCCGTCAGCCCGCGGCTGCGCACCGGGGAGGCAACCCAGGGCGTGCCACTCGCCGAGTTCGTGGCCGATCTTGCGGGCCGCATCGCCTCCCGCGACCTGTGGCCGGTCGCCGCCGCGGAGGAGTCCACGGGGTAACAGGGGTTCAGCGGCCTAGACTGGCCGGGTGCCAGCCTGTGCGAAGTGCGGCTTCCATTCGGAAGGACCATTCAGGTTCTGCCCGGAGTGCGGCGAAGAGCTTGCCGCCGCGGCGCCCTCCCGTGAGCAGCGCAAGACGGTAACGGTTCTCTTCTGCGACCTCACCGGCTCCACCGCCCTTGGCGAAACGCTCGATCCCGAGCGGTTACGTGTCCTGCTGGCCCGCTACTTCGAGCGGATGCAGGCGATCGTCGAGCGCCACGGCGGCAGCGTCGAGAAGTTCATCGGCGACGCTGTGATGGCCGTGTTCGGCGTGCCCGTGGTCCACGAGGATGACGCGCTGCGCGCGGTGCGGGCGGCGCTCGAGATGCGGGACGCGCTGCCCGATCTCGGGCTGCAGGGGCGGATCGGCGTCATGACCGGCGAGGTAGTGACGGGGACCGAGGAGCGGCTGGCAACCGGCGATGCGGTGAACGTGGCGGCGCGGCTGGAACAGGCGGCCCAGCCGGGCGAGGTCCTGATCGGGCAGCCGACGCTCGCACTCGTCCGCGATGCAGCCGAGGTTGAGCTGGTCGAGCCACTCGAGCTGAAGGGCAAGGCCGAGCCGGTTTCCGCGTATCGGCTCCTCCGCGTGCACGACGCGCCGGAGCGGCGGCATGAGGCGCGGTTCGTCGGACGTGCGCGCGAGCTCGCGGCAGTCCGCGACGCGTGGGAACGTGTGCAGGCCGAGCAGCGCTGCGAGCTGGTCACGATCCTCGGCGATGCGGGCGTTGGCAAGTCTCGGCTGGTCGCGGAGGTTCTGGCGTCGCTCGAGGCGACGGTCGTCCGCGGCCGCTGCCTCCCGTACGGCGA from Chloroflexota bacterium encodes:
- a CDS encoding alpha/beta family hydrolase, coding for MRPSALHVFLGHGASGSAASMRPWTDGLRDRGFEATPVQLPRSTAERAIPAYRTAVEPGPATVIGGHSFGGRVASLIAADQAPAGLVLLSYPLHRPGHPETVDARIAHWPRIVCPVLLLSGESDPFARIALLREVVPRLPHAQLVTYPRLGHGLNAVREDALDRIASWLQELPTG
- a CDS encoding molybdopterin-dependent oxidoreductase, whose translation is MMTSRPSAALAGAAAGTAAIGVNELIAGLLPGAPSFVVEVGALVISLQPPGAKQFVVDLFGEADKLVFNLLIVAVAIIGAAVLGIVARTRFSMAALGFVGAGLAALAVSVLFDSLVQPILALASAVITVGAGVGVLRWLLGTATPLVAEMPDWSRRRFIGTSLGVAGVAVAGGVLGRWIGEQTRVATPVGITPVPEPVNPLPELGAGTDLGISGLTPIVTPNPDFYRIDTALLTPRIDAATWRLTVTGMVDRSLTFTYDDLLALPLYEQYVTIACVSNEVGGQLVGNALWTGARLREVLDTAGVQPGATQVVGRSFDGWTAGFPTEWVMTDEREALIAVAMNGEALPAEHGFPARLIVPGLFGYVSATKWLTEIELTTWDAFDAYWVPLGWAKEGPILTQSRIDLPRPGSSLGAGHVAVAGVAWAPDRGVTRVEVQVDDGAWNPAELSVAISDATWVQWHYPWHANPGSHQIRVRATDATGDVQESRVTEPAPDGARGYHTIQVSVG
- a CDS encoding diacylglycerol kinase family protein; the encoded protein is MPNPVAPVLIVNPIAGDGAGGRLLPRLEEQLGRRDAQMFVSTRRGHAEELAAEAVRDGADRVVAVGGDGTMQEVVNGIIAAGGGTLGVVPVGRGNDLARSLSIPLDPLAALDVALGPTKTTMDVGRAIRGAHLRHFVAAGGVGFDAQVAWTMANPRPWWKNGRAGYFAGTLDELRRFHNQRLRITFDTADGREAVDHVSLMAAFANGPYYGGGMKICPDASLTDGQLDVCVVGDLTRFQALRELPGIYEAKHVRNPKVRFYRSRWLLIEGDEPTRVHLDGEPWGTLPLRVEALAAAIQVAVPA
- a CDS encoding DUF2255 family protein, translating into MTEPMGFAPDVLGRLRTTDEVRIETWAAPSAQAHRTTIWVVVDERDRVLIRTYRGPTSRWYREARANAQCVLWLGGEPVPVRAEAADDPDRIAAASRGYEAKYAGDPAVRGMVAPAQLPTTLELRPR
- the paaA gene encoding 1,2-phenylacetyl-CoA epoxidase subunit PaaA, whose translation is MNEVQRAEAFYAHVSSGGRVEADDWMPDDYRAAVLKFVEMHANSELMGVLPEREWILRAPNLRRKLALTSKIQDEVGHAQLLYRVAEDLGKSRDAMLADLLAGKTKFHNVFHYPTRSWADVGIIAWLVDAAAIVSQQALRDSSYAPYARTMKKICWEESVHIMHGRDVVLTLMTGTDAQREMVQEALDRWWGPLMQMHGPPTDPATDRDLIWQIKSKGNEQLRQEFLAIYVPRIRELGLTIPDPELRHDEATGRWHYTEPDWDELRSVVTGHGPMSQERLEFRRFHRAETQWVRDAVLGAAA
- a CDS encoding phenylacetic acid degradation protein PaaB is translated as MTDRVWEVFRQEAEGDPFIHGGSVNAPDEELAMHYAREFYGRRQESVRLWVVPRDAIVELDDPDLLQPPFDRSFKRPGGYLIKHKLEAARVRAGSPVGNVEPEGEA
- the paaC gene encoding 1,2-phenylacetyl-CoA epoxidase subunit PaaC; the protein is MTDLDAATREALAELLLTLADDEFVLGFWDSEWTGIAPMLEEDVATSSIAQDEIGHAKAWYELLAELTDDDADRIAYGREPEAYRHAALMNHPRTDWAFTVARRFLYETADAVRLEALSRSSHPGVAGLAAKMRREETYHLLHWSAWMRRLAEGVGTRARIVAALERLWPDAEAIFSPLAGEASLVAAGILPDRLAALRAAWHERAATELRGLGLPVPVDDEAPPPTEGRTLRTDDFRWLWGEFTSVARAEPGATW
- the paaD gene encoding 1,2-phenylacetyl-CoA epoxidase subunit PaaD — protein: MGEPEAAIWAALAEVPDPEIPAISVVDLGVIHRVELAHDRSTLRVELLPTFIGCPAIEIMREAIGIRLRELGVAERVEVSLTFAEPWTSDRISPTGREQLRSSGFAPPPHLRDLGALGELPTLTVVPCPYCGSRQTTLENAFGPTLCRAIYHCAGCRQPFEAFKPI
- the thrS gene encoding threonine--tRNA ligase is translated as MALDGDEVRSAAAELLDAGAHDPLDAMRHSASHVMAAAVLELFPEARLGIGPAIRDGFYYDFDLPRPLTPADLEAIEERMRAQVAADHAFERYEQDRPTALTELEAAGQPYKVEIVRDLSAEDGQVISFYRHGGFTDLCRGPHVASTGKLGPFKLLNTAGAYWRGDETRPMLQRIYGTVWESQADLDQHLWRLEEARKRDHRKLGRDLDLFSFHPESPAAPFWHPKGMALWRALEEWSWEVRRSGGFDEVRTPAVVRKELWETSGHWELYQDNMFVLDDSDHQSGLKPMNCPESMLIYKTQLRSYRDLPMRLADYSWLFRRERTGALAGMFRVRQLTQDDSHVLCRDDQVIDEVNLALTLVRRQYAPFGFEPRFKLATRPPKKLGTDEFWDAAEGKLTEALKAGSVPYEIDAGGGAFYAPKIDVFLDDALGREWQMATIQLDYQLPQRFDLEYRTAEGGFERPAVLHYAIYGSFERWIGVITEHFAGAFPAWLAPVQAVVIPIADRHVAYAEEVRTALDAAGIRARVDDRAERMQAKVRDAQQQQVPVMLVVGDRDAESRAVSPRLRTGEATQGVPLAEFVADLAGRIASRDLWPVAAAEESTG